A stretch of the Salarias fasciatus chromosome 3, fSalaFa1.1, whole genome shotgun sequence genome encodes the following:
- the cfi gene encoding complement factor I has product MGTVGTEEPHIQQNLTSPAPSTSDLLETDEFLGPSECINNKPTRASCDLVFCSPWERCIHGFCACKPPYLCPLEGGTPVCGRNGRTYRSYCQVMALSCRTGRPSMSHFGSNCSADGSTFSTSVEPDVGLVKVSVPDGSGKVQELLVCANRWNMAAANVACRETGESRGAVAAGRVPLEFLSPAHQLLRRCVSIRCHGYETSLAECIIHDKEDVGNRRVATATCHQPAAEPEQDGCGFACVSSGKCVPLNRTCDGVDDCGDRSDEMCCKKCRNGAFWCSSGVCIHEDSISDGTIDCLDGADEKTSHSKLKMSRDHLEAQVSCGVPNATLADVTSTADRGRGSRVKRVVGGEEANPMQIQWQVALEENKKIDCGGAYIGGCWVLTAAHCVRPSPSAFKVKFSLWKKTQSQDTTDIVPVEEVIIHPKYVPTTYENDIALLRLQKLNLLDRCLEENPAISAVCVPWSSHMFQSGHSCSISGWGRTAGGESTQVLRWANVSLIGGCERFYGERFKPGMMCAGDLQGGVDSCQGDSGGPLVCQDQLGVSYLWGIVSWGERCGEPGFPGVYTQVSHYFEWIRLHTGWSTVTRFNS; this is encoded by the exons ATGGGAACCGTCG GAACCGAGGAACCACATATCCAGCAGAACCtcacaagccccgccccctccacctctgacctgctggagACGGATGAGTTCCTCGGTCCGTCTGAGTGTATCAACAACAA GCCGACCCGGGCGTCGTGTGACCTGGTGTTCTGTTCTCCGTGGGAACGTTGCATTCACGGGTTTTGCGCCTGCAAGCCGCCGTACCTCTGCCCGTTGGAGGGCGGAACTCCGGTCTGCGGGCGGAACGGACGGACGTACCGGTCCTACTGCCAG GTGATGGCGCTCTCCTGCCGGACGGGGAGACCTAGCATGTCCCACTTTGGTTCCAACTGCAGCG CTGATGGATCAACTTTCAGCACCTCAGTAGAGCCGGACGTCGGCCTCGTGAAGGTCTCGGTTCCTGATGGTTCCGGGAAGGTCCAGGAGCTTCTGGTTTGTGCGAACCGGTGGAACATGGCGGCTGCTAACGTGGCGTGCAGAGAGACGGGAGAATCCAG GGGTGCCGTGGCTGCTGGCCGGGTTCCGTTGGAGTTCCTGAGCCCCGCCCACCAGCTGCTGCGCCGCTGCGTCAGCATCCGTTGCCACGGTTACGAGACGTCGCTGGCCGAGTGCATCATCCATGACAAGGAGGACGTCGGAAACAGACGTGTTGCTACGGCAACCTGCCACCAGCcggcagcagaaccagaac AGGACGGGTGCGGCTTCGCCTGTGTCTCCAGTGGGAAATGTGTTCCTCTGAACAGAACCTGCGACGGAGTCGACGACTGCGGAGATCGAAGTGACGAGATGTGCTGCAAGA agtgCAGGAATGGAGCGTTCTGGTGTTCCTCCGGTGTTTGTATCCATGAAGACTCCATCTCAGACGGAACCATCGACTGTCTGGATGGAGCCGACGAGAAGACGTCGCACAGCA AGCTGAAAATGAGCAGGGACCACCTGGAGGCCCAGGTGTCCTGCGGCGTCCCCAACGCCACGTTGGCGGACGTCACGTCCACGGCGGACCGTGGGCGGGGCAGCCGCGTCAAGAGGGtggtgggaggagaggaagctaACCCG ATGCAGATCCAGTGGCAGGTCGCTCTGGAGGAGAACAAGAAGATTGACTGTGGAGGAGCTTACATCGGAGGCTGCTGGGTTCTCACTGCAGCGCACTGCGTCAG ACCCAGCCCCTCGGCCTTCAAGGTGAAGTTCTCTCTGTGGAAGAAGACTCAGTCTCAAGACACCACCGACATCGTCCCTGTGGAGGAGGTCATCATCCACCCAAA ATACGTTCCGACCACGTATGAGAACGACATCGcgctgctgaggctgcagaaGCTCAACCTGCTGGACCGCTGCCTGGAGGAGAACCCGGCCATCAGCGCCGTCTGCGTTCCGTGGTCCAGTCACATGTTCCAGAGCGGCCACAGCTGCAGCATCTCCGGCTGGGGGCGCACCGCCG GCGGTGAATCCACTCAGGTTCTGCGATGGGCCAACGTGTCGCTCATCGGCGGCTGTGAGAGGTTCTACGGAGAACGCTTCAAACCGGGCATGATGTGTGCAG GGGACCTGCAGGGGGGCGTGGACTCCTGTCAGGGGGACAGCGGCGGTCCTCTGGTCTGCCA
- the ttc39b gene encoding tetratricopeptide repeat protein 39B: MAHVGNGAAAAAAEEEEDCFQDAFEHIPRSSSMDLHTAIQETQCALNLVLNNKFSEALDLLRPWWKDSMYHALGYSSILVMQATMTFEQRDIQTAMRTIKEALHTCQRFRKKNWMVGSWSSLMSKQSSLQEEEMHAELCYAECLLQKATLTFVQDENMISFIKGGIKIRTSYQIYKDCQNALNVIQETDGQSDAFRQFEGGVKLGIGSFNLMLSLLPQRILRLLEFIGFSGNRRVGLSQLSEGSSVPSLRSVLCALTLLFYHTYVSLILGSGDGDLDEAEALLEPYRHKYPRGSIILFYSGRLAALQGNFDQAGALFHQCIDSQQQWKQIHHLCFWELMWNHTFLQEWKEAYQYAALLYSHSRWSKAIYLYQKAALLSMMSEEQVTETGEDVVELFRQVEGLKQRLAGKSIPTEKFAIRKSRRYKSSSPVPLVLPALEMMYVWNGFTIVGKRADCTEALLVTIETAEEKLRNHPDSSEFYVDDSCLVQMLKGLCLKNLNRFLQAELCFTQVLSSESRIRYDHFLVPFTLYELGLLYKQQGDFTKAAAYMENAKNNYKDYSLESRLHFRIHAALNSLKGSPVRTP, encoded by the exons ATGGCCCACGTAGGcaacggagcggcggcggcggcggcggaggaggaggag gactGTTTCCAGGATGCTTTTGAGCACATCCCAAG gtcctccAGTATGGACCTGCACACggccatccaggagactcagtgTGCTCTCAACCTGGTCCTCAACAACAAGTTCTCCGAGGCCCTGGACCTGCTCCGACCctg gtggAAGGACAGCATGTACCACGCTCTGGGCTACAGCAGCATCCTGGTGATGCAGGCCACCATGACCTTTGAGCAGCGAGACATCCAGACGGCCATGAGGACCATCAAGGAGGCTCTGCACACCTgccagag GTTCAGGAAGAAAAACTGGATGGTTGGGTCTTGGTCCAGTCTGATGAGTAAACAGTCCAGCCTGCAGGAAG AGGAGATGCACGCCGAGCTGTGCTACGCCGAGTGTCTGCTGCAGAAAGCCACGCTCACCTTCGTCCAG GATGAGAACATGATCAGCTTCATCAAGGGAGGAATCAAGATCCGCACCAGCTACCAGATCTACAA GGACTGTCAGAATGCGCTGAATGTCATCCAGGAAACCGACGGCCAATCGGACGCCTTCAGACAGTTTGAGGGCGGAGTCAAGCTGGGGATTGGTTCTTTCAACCTG aTGTTGTCACTGCTCCCTCAGAGGATTCTCAGACTGTTGGAGTTCATTGGATTCTCAGGAAACAGA cgtGTGGGTCTGTCCCAGCTCTCTGAAGGTTCCTCGGTTCCGTCCCTGCGTTCCGTCCTCTGCGCTCTCACGCTGCTGTTCTACCACACCTACGTGTCCCTCATTCTGG gaagtggagacggAGATCTGGACGAGGCCGAAGCCCTGCTGGAACCCTACAGACACAAGTACCCCCGG GGTTCCATCATCCTGTTCTACTCGGGTCGTCTGGCGGCTCTGCAGGGAAACTTTGACCAG GCCGGCGCCCTCTTCCATCAGTGCATCGACAGTCAGCAGCAGTGGAAGCAGATTCACCACCTGTGCTTCTGGGAGCTGATGTGGAACCACACCTTCCTGCAGGAGTGGAAGGAGGCGTACCAGTACGCTGCCCTGCTGTACTCCCACAGCCGCTGGTCCAAG gcCATCTACCTCTACCAGAAGGCGGCGCTGCTGAGCATGATGTCAGAGGAGCAGGTGACGGAGACGGGCGAGGACGTGGTGGAGCTCTTCAG gcaggtGGAGGGCTTGAAGCAGCGTCTTGCTGGAAAGTCCATCCCTACGGAGAAGTTTGCCATCAGAAAGTCTCGACGCTACAAGTCCAGCAGCCCGGTTCCGCTGGTTCTCCCCGCTCTG GAGATGATGTACGTGTGGAACGGGTTCACCATCGTGGGGAAGCGAGCCGACTGTACCGAGGCTCTGCTGGTGACCATCGAGACGGCCGAGGAGAAGCTGAGGAACCACCCCG ACTCGTCAGAGTTCTATGTGGACGACAGCTGCCTGGTCCAGATGCTGAAGGGTCTGTGTCTGAAGAACCTGAACCGGTTCCTGCAGGCGGAACTCTGCTTCACACAGGTTCTGtccag TGAGAGCCGGATCCGCTACGATCACTTCCTGGTTCCGTTCACGCTCTACGAGCTCGGTCTGCTCTACAAGCAGCAGGGAGACTTCACCAAGGCCGCCGCCTACATGGAGAACGCCAA GAACAACTATAAGGACTACTCTCTGGAGTCCAGGCTGCACTTCAGGATCCACGCAGCTCTGAACAGCCTCAAAGGTTCTCCTGTCCGCACGCCGTGA